From the Paludisphaera mucosa genome, one window contains:
- a CDS encoding sugar phosphate isomerase/epimerase family protein: MIRNPLGLRLDPNGPIRDQIRQAARLGARGVVLEASGDLAPHRLGETGRRDLKNQLRSVEVALIALALPTRRAFDTTDQLDDRIRRADAVFALAFDLGSRLVLSQVGPVPAEDDLPRREVFTHALASLGARGDHRGVRLTIETGADPAETLRAFLDGLAQPSLAVSIDPPNLLRAGIDPVASARTLHAWVAHAYAGDPTGAKASARNPRGVGFPPGALDWEEYVGALEEIAYHGFLTVWPEPPADPARQFKAVVERVAQIS; this comes from the coding sequence ATGATACGAAACCCTCTCGGCCTCAGGCTCGACCCCAACGGACCGATCCGCGACCAGATCCGCCAGGCCGCGCGCCTGGGCGCGCGGGGGGTCGTGCTGGAGGCGTCCGGCGACCTCGCGCCCCACCGGCTGGGCGAGACCGGCCGCCGCGACCTCAAGAATCAGCTCCGCTCGGTCGAGGTCGCGCTGATCGCCCTGGCCCTCCCCACGCGCCGCGCGTTCGACACGACCGATCAGCTCGACGACCGCATCCGCCGCGCCGACGCCGTGTTCGCCCTGGCGTTCGACCTGGGGAGTCGGCTCGTCCTGTCGCAGGTCGGCCCCGTCCCGGCCGAGGACGACCTGCCCCGTCGCGAGGTCTTCACTCACGCCCTCGCCTCGCTCGGGGCCAGGGGCGACCACCGGGGCGTCCGCTTGACCATCGAGACCGGGGCCGACCCCGCCGAGACGCTCCGCGCGTTCCTCGACGGTTTGGCTCAACCCTCGCTCGCCGTCAGCATCGACCCTCCCAACCTGCTCCGCGCCGGGATCGACCCGGTGGCGTCGGCCCGCACGCTGCACGCCTGGGTCGCCCACGCCTACGCCGGCGACCCGACCGGCGCGAAGGCGAGCGCCCGCAATCCCCGAGGCGTCGGCTTCCCGCCCGGCGCGCTCGACTGGGAGGAGTACGTCGGGGCCCTCGAAGAGATCGCCTACCACGGCTTCCTGACCGTCTGGCCCGAGCCCCCGGCCGACCCGGCGCGGCAGTTCAAGGCGGTCGTGGAACGGGTCGCGCAGATCTCCTGA
- the pabB gene encoding aminodeoxychorismate synthase component I: MRIPLDLPADRLVAAVGAWPEPAILASGPGFGEAGRWSILAAYPRLVFEAVGHRWSIRTDAGAVEAGDHPLARLEALARGFRLAEPADDPGLDPAACPFQGGLIGYFGYDLAPTLERLPRRAERDSRLPDIRMALHDTAVLLDQKNGTAAIHAWDLTGEGREAVERRARFWRRALRDAVASPRPPAATSLGPLESNFTRDEYLAAVRRALDYIHAGDVFQINLSQRFAALGAVDPLGLFLRLQAESPAPFASFLRWRDLAVVSASPEWFYQTRGDRIATRPIKGTRPRGSTPEADAALAAELTASAKDRAELIMIVDLERNDLGRVCRYGSVEVVDPLTLESYAQVHHLVATVEGRLRAGVGPIDVVRAVFPGGSITGAPKIRAMEIIDELEPTRRSLYTGAIGYLSRGGTSGFNIAIRTALVEGRRVSYQVGGGIVADSDPEAEFEETLHKGRGLRRVLTGEDLR, translated from the coding sequence GTGCGGATCCCCCTCGACCTGCCGGCCGACCGGCTCGTCGCGGCCGTGGGCGCGTGGCCCGAGCCCGCGATCCTGGCCAGCGGGCCGGGTTTCGGCGAGGCCGGGCGCTGGAGCATCCTGGCCGCCTACCCCCGACTCGTCTTCGAGGCCGTCGGCCACCGCTGGTCGATCCGCACCGACGCCGGCGCGGTCGAGGCGGGCGATCATCCGCTCGCGCGCCTGGAAGCCCTCGCCCGCGGATTCCGGCTCGCCGAACCCGCCGACGACCCCGGACTCGACCCCGCCGCCTGCCCATTCCAGGGCGGCCTGATCGGCTATTTCGGCTACGACCTCGCGCCGACCCTCGAACGTCTCCCGCGCCGCGCGGAGCGAGATTCCCGCCTGCCCGACATCCGCATGGCCCTGCACGACACGGCCGTCCTCCTCGATCAGAAAAACGGCACGGCCGCGATCCACGCCTGGGACCTGACGGGCGAGGGCCGCGAGGCCGTCGAACGCCGGGCGCGGTTCTGGCGGCGGGCCTTACGGGACGCCGTCGCCTCGCCGCGGCCCCCCGCCGCGACGTCGCTCGGCCCGCTCGAAAGCAACTTCACGCGCGATGAATATCTCGCCGCCGTCCGGCGGGCGCTCGACTACATCCACGCCGGCGACGTCTTCCAGATCAACCTCTCCCAGCGGTTCGCGGCCCTGGGTGCCGTCGACCCCCTGGGCCTCTTCCTGCGGCTGCAGGCCGAGAGCCCCGCGCCGTTCGCATCGTTCCTCCGCTGGCGCGACCTGGCCGTCGTCTCGGCGAGCCCCGAGTGGTTCTACCAGACCCGAGGCGATCGGATCGCGACCCGGCCCATCAAGGGGACTCGGCCCCGAGGCTCGACGCCCGAGGCCGACGCCGCGCTCGCCGCCGAGCTGACCGCCTCAGCGAAGGATCGCGCCGAGCTGATCATGATCGTCGACCTGGAGCGCAACGACCTGGGCCGCGTGTGCCGCTACGGCTCGGTCGAGGTCGTCGATCCCTTGACCCTGGAGAGCTACGCGCAGGTCCATCACCTGGTCGCGACCGTCGAGGGAAGGCTCCGCGCCGGGGTCGGCCCGATCGACGTCGTCCGCGCCGTCTTTCCCGGCGGCTCGATCACCGGCGCGCCCAAGATCCGGGCCATGGAGATCATCGATGAGCTGGAGCCGACTCGCCGCAGCCTCTACACGGGCGCGATCGGCTACCTGAGCCGGGGCGGGACGAGCGGGTTCAACATCGCCATCCGCACCGCCCTCGTCGAGGGCCGGCGCGTCAGCTACCAGGTGGGCGGCGGGATCGTCGCCGACTCCGACCCCGAGGCCGAATTCGAAGAAACGCTGCACAAGGGCCGGGGCCTCCGCCGCGTGCTGACTGGGGAGGACCTGCGATGA
- a CDS encoding aminotransferase class IV, producing MIWTRGAILADDALVISARDRAFEHGLGLFETLRTWNGRPTLLPRHLDRLRRSAEALGIPLDLGALPTADDARSLLAADRRDGDAMLRITLTGGLSASEGSTLWMRSSPLPPTAVGGIRLGTIGPARQDPLAGHKSLNYWSYRLLQEQARAEGCDEGLLIDKAGCVLEGSRTNVFFVIRGGLTTPPCDGRIVPGIMRGLVVERARASGLDVGEAPLGLLDRRLDPEEVFLTNAVRGVIPVGRWGEAHFPAPGPTTARVREAVLHWLEAGGSP from the coding sequence ATGATCTGGACCCGCGGCGCGATCCTGGCCGACGACGCCCTGGTGATCTCCGCCCGCGATCGGGCCTTCGAGCACGGCCTGGGCCTGTTCGAGACGCTCCGGACCTGGAACGGCCGTCCCACGCTGCTCCCCCGCCACCTGGACCGGCTGCGACGGTCGGCCGAGGCGCTGGGGATTCCGCTCGACCTCGGTGCGTTGCCCACGGCGGACGATGCGCGAAGCCTCCTGGCGGCCGACCGCCGCGACGGCGACGCGATGCTGCGGATCACCCTGACGGGAGGGCTCTCGGCGAGCGAGGGCTCGACGCTCTGGATGCGGTCGTCGCCCTTGCCGCCAACGGCCGTCGGCGGGATCCGGCTGGGGACCATCGGCCCGGCACGGCAGGATCCGCTCGCCGGCCACAAATCCCTGAACTACTGGTCGTATCGTCTGCTGCAAGAGCAGGCGCGGGCCGAGGGCTGCGACGAGGGCCTGCTGATCGACAAGGCCGGCTGCGTCCTGGAAGGGAGCCGCACCAACGTCTTCTTCGTCATCCGCGGCGGCCTGACGACGCCGCCTTGCGACGGCCGCATCGTCCCGGGGATCATGCGGGGCCTGGTCGTCGAACGGGCCCGCGCATCGGGGCTCGACGTTGGGGAGGCGCCGCTCGGCCTGCTCGACCGTCGCCTCGATCCGGAGGAGGTCTTCCTCACCAATGCCGTGCGGGGCGTGATCCCGGTCGGCCGCTGGGGCGAGGCCCATTTCCCGGCGCCGGGCCCGACGACGGCGCGGGTTCGCGAGGCCGTGTTGCACTGGCTGGAAGCGGGAGGCTCACCGTGA
- a CDS encoding Nif3-like dinuclear metal center hexameric protein, whose translation MRTVTEVAAWLEGFAPSRLAESWDNVGLLWGDPDAPVERVMTCLTVTAESADEAVREGVGLIVSHHPILFRETKRIRADLPATAPLWKLARAGVAVASPHTAFDSATDGVNAGLCRRLGLVDVEPLRPIAGASAYKVVVFTPESDRDAVLAGAFGAGAGRIGDYSECSFAIPGRGTFLGGESTDPTVGVKGRRETVEELRIEMVCPAARLASVLAAIRARHSYEEPAIDVYPLESPPSSLGAGRIGGLEGPRPLGEFARAASEALGGATLHVAGDLGMPVERVAVACGAGDDFLVDAARLGAQVLLTGEARFHRVLEARSIGVGLVVAGHYATERPGVEDLAERIARAFPDLHVWPSRDESDPLAIVAEPPRP comes from the coding sequence GTGAGGACCGTCACCGAGGTGGCCGCGTGGCTGGAGGGGTTCGCCCCCTCGCGCCTGGCCGAGTCGTGGGACAACGTCGGGTTGCTGTGGGGCGATCCCGACGCGCCCGTCGAGCGCGTGATGACCTGCCTGACCGTCACCGCCGAGTCGGCGGACGAGGCCGTGCGCGAGGGCGTGGGGTTGATCGTGAGCCATCATCCGATCCTCTTCCGCGAGACCAAGCGGATCCGGGCGGACCTGCCCGCGACGGCCCCGCTCTGGAAGCTCGCCCGCGCGGGCGTCGCGGTCGCCAGCCCGCACACCGCGTTCGATAGCGCGACGGACGGCGTCAACGCCGGGCTCTGCCGCCGTCTCGGGCTGGTGGACGTCGAGCCGTTGAGGCCGATCGCCGGGGCCTCCGCGTACAAGGTCGTCGTCTTCACTCCCGAGTCGGACCGCGACGCCGTGCTCGCCGGGGCCTTCGGGGCCGGCGCGGGGCGGATCGGCGATTATTCCGAATGCTCGTTCGCGATCCCGGGCCGGGGGACGTTCCTCGGCGGCGAGTCGACCGACCCGACCGTCGGAGTCAAGGGACGGCGGGAGACGGTCGAGGAGCTGCGGATCGAGATGGTCTGCCCGGCCGCCCGGCTGGCTTCGGTGCTGGCCGCGATCCGCGCCCGCCATTCGTACGAGGAGCCGGCGATCGACGTCTATCCGCTCGAATCCCCGCCGTCGTCGCTGGGGGCGGGGCGTATCGGCGGCCTGGAAGGTCCGCGCCCGCTCGGCGAGTTCGCCCGCGCGGCCTCAGAAGCCCTGGGAGGGGCGACGCTGCATGTGGCCGGCGACCTGGGGATGCCGGTCGAGCGCGTGGCCGTCGCCTGCGGCGCGGGGGACGACTTCCTGGTCGACGCCGCGCGGCTGGGCGCGCAGGTCTTGTTGACCGGCGAGGCCCGATTCCATCGAGTTTTGGAGGCCCGATCGATCGGGGTGGGTCTCGTCGTCGCCGGCCATTACGCGACCGAGCGGCCGGGCGTGGAGGACCTCGCCGAGCGGATCGCGCGGGCCTTCCCGGACCTGCACGTCTGGCCGAGCCGCGACGAGTCGGATCCGCTGGCGATCGTCGCCGAGCCGCCCCGGCCCTGA
- a CDS encoding zinc-dependent alcohol dehydrogenase family protein — MKAAVFLSFGDPSEVLKVQDVPTPEPGPGEVRVRMIASPVNPSDTMVVEGRYGVLPKLPATPGFEGVGVVDKAGPGLMGRFLVGKRVVAINQRGGNWAEYAVIPWKQARPLPDDIADDQAATFFVNPVTALAMVRHVLAVPKGEWLLLSAAGSTLGKMIVKLGRRDGFKTLCVVRRSEAKRELIDLGADAVVSSSEGPVPEQVRKITGDDGPRYAIDPIGGEAGTAIYRSLGKGGRLVVYGSLTDEPIQVDPRSLISSRTSVEGFWLGYWMSERSIPGALLLFREVAALIREGVLDADVGKTYPLDQVGEAVREAAAVGRGGKVLLRMSAAGRSAVS; from the coding sequence ATGAAAGCCGCCGTCTTCTTATCGTTCGGGGATCCCTCCGAAGTTCTGAAGGTCCAGGACGTCCCCACGCCCGAGCCGGGCCCCGGAGAGGTCCGCGTCCGGATGATCGCCAGCCCCGTCAACCCGTCCGACACGATGGTCGTCGAGGGCCGCTACGGCGTGCTGCCGAAGCTCCCCGCCACGCCCGGCTTCGAGGGCGTCGGCGTGGTCGACAAGGCGGGTCCGGGCCTCATGGGGCGATTCCTGGTCGGCAAGCGGGTCGTCGCCATCAACCAGAGGGGCGGCAACTGGGCCGAGTACGCCGTGATCCCCTGGAAGCAAGCCCGGCCGCTCCCGGACGACATCGCCGACGACCAGGCCGCGACCTTCTTCGTCAACCCGGTCACGGCGCTGGCGATGGTGCGGCACGTTTTGGCGGTCCCGAAGGGGGAATGGCTGCTGCTCTCGGCGGCCGGGTCGACGCTGGGCAAGATGATAGTCAAGCTGGGCCGGCGCGACGGCTTCAAGACCCTCTGCGTCGTCCGCCGGAGCGAGGCCAAGCGCGAGCTGATCGACCTGGGCGCCGACGCGGTCGTCAGTTCGTCGGAAGGCCCGGTCCCGGAGCAGGTCCGGAAGATCACCGGCGACGACGGCCCGCGTTACGCCATCGACCCGATCGGCGGCGAGGCCGGCACGGCGATCTACCGGTCGCTGGGCAAAGGGGGGCGGCTGGTCGTCTACGGCTCGCTCACCGACGAGCCGATCCAGGTCGACCCCCGGTCGCTGATCTCCTCGCGGACGTCCGTCGAGGGCTTCTGGCTGGGCTACTGGATGTCCGAACGCAGCATCCCCGGCGCCCTGCTCCTGTTTCGCGAGGTCGCCGCCCTGATCCGCGAGGGGGTGCTCGACGCCGACGTGGGCAAGACCTACCCCCTCGACCAGGTCGGCGAGGCCGTCCGCGAGGCCGCCGCCGTGGGCCGCGGGGGTAAGGTGCTGCTCCGGATGTCGGCCGCCGGACGCTCCGCCGTCAGCTGA
- a CDS encoding sulfurtransferase, translating into MPDPRDPLVTPEWLELHLDDPDVRVVDVRGYVVARPVAPGVEEADYKGAPEEFRAGHIPGSVYVDWTRDIVDLDDPVKAQIARPEAFARAMAARGIGDATHVVAVDHVGGQYATRLWWALAYYGHDRVSVLQGGWNRWVEEERPTTTEVAAPPLATFTPRERPALRLTAAQLAARLGEPGLQLIDARDPGQYTAARRRGPRGGHIPGAVNVPRERFFAEGGGFLPIEELRTLVDRERIDAGRPVVAYCNGGVAATVVLFNLARLGYTDLANYDGSWNEWGERLDLPIEP; encoded by the coding sequence ATGCCCGACCCCCGCGACCCGCTCGTCACGCCCGAATGGCTCGAACTCCACCTCGACGACCCCGACGTCCGCGTCGTCGACGTCCGCGGCTACGTCGTCGCCAGGCCGGTCGCCCCGGGGGTCGAGGAGGCCGACTACAAGGGGGCGCCCGAGGAGTTCCGGGCGGGCCACATCCCGGGCTCGGTCTACGTCGACTGGACCCGCGACATCGTCGACCTCGACGACCCGGTGAAGGCCCAGATCGCCCGTCCCGAGGCGTTCGCCCGGGCGATGGCCGCGCGGGGGATCGGCGACGCGACCCACGTCGTCGCCGTCGACCACGTGGGAGGCCAGTACGCCACCCGCCTCTGGTGGGCCCTCGCCTACTACGGCCACGATCGCGTCAGCGTCTTGCAAGGGGGCTGGAACCGCTGGGTCGAGGAGGAACGGCCCACGACGACCGAGGTCGCGGCCCCGCCCCTCGCGACGTTCACGCCTCGCGAGCGGCCGGCGCTCCGGCTGACGGCCGCGCAGCTGGCCGCCAGGCTGGGCGAGCCCGGCCTCCAGCTCATCGACGCCCGGGACCCCGGCCAGTACACGGCGGCCCGGCGCCGAGGCCCGCGCGGCGGCCACATCCCCGGCGCGGTGAACGTCCCTCGCGAGCGGTTCTTCGCGGAAGGGGGCGGCTTCCTGCCGATCGAGGAGCTGCGGACGCTCGTCGACCGCGAGAGGATCGACGCCGGCCGGCCGGTCGTCGCCTACTGCAACGGCGGCGTGGCGGCGACGGTCGTCCTGTTCAACCTGGCCCGACTCGGCTACACGGACCTGGCGAACTACGACGGCTCGTGGAACGAGTGGGGCGAGCGCCTGGACCTGCCGATCGAGCCCTGA